ACGGCACCGGCCAGACCACGCTGCACGATGCGCGGCTGTTCTACGCGTGGTTCAGCGGACGCCAGGTGCGCGCGGTGCGGCTGCCGGTGATGCTGCCCAGCGCCGCGGTCGACGAGCTCGGCACCAGCGAGGCCGGCAAGCCCGCGCGCGGGCCCATCGTGGTGGAAGTGGCGGAGCTGCTGGACCGGCGCGAGACCGCCGCCAACGAGATCCTGCTATCGGTGTCGGTGCCGCTGATCCTGCTGCTGCTGGTCGGCAGCCTGATCCTGTCGCACGTGCTCAAGGAAGAGCTGGTGCCGCTGCAGATCCTGGCCGACAAGCTCAACCGCCAGACCGCGCGCTCGCTGGCGGCGCTGGACGAAACCCAGGTCCCGGCCGAGGTGGCGCCGCTGATCCGCGGCCTGAACGCGCTGCTGGCGCGGCTGCGCGACGCGCTCGACGCGCAGCGCAAGTTCATTGCCGATGCCGCGCACCAGCTGCGCACGCCGCTGACCGCGGTCAAGCTGCATGCCGACCGGGCCCAGACCGCCGATTCGCTGGAAGTGGCCCGCCATGCGCTGCGCGAGGTGCAGACCGCCGCCGACCGCGCGGTGCGGCTGTCCAACCAGCTGCTGTCGCTGGCGCGGGCCGAGCCCGGGCTGTCGCTGGAGCGGCTGGGCCCGGTGGAACACTTCGACCTGGCCGAGCTGGCCTTTGAAATCGGTGCCGAATGGGTGCCGCAGGCGCTGGCGCGCCGCATCGACCTGGGCTTCGAGATCCTGCCCGGCCCCACCTTCACCGGCAGCACGCCGGCGGTGGTGCGCGGCAACCGGTTGCTGATGCGCGAGGCGCTGTCCAACCTGATCGACAATGCGGTGAAATACGTGCCGTCGGGCGGGCGCATCACGGTGCGCGCCGGCGGCGAGGCCATGGGCCACCGCGGCATGGCGGTGGTGATGGTCGAAGACAACGGCCCCGGCATCCCGCCGCAGCGGCGCGAGGAAGTGTTCAAGCGCTTCTTCCGCGGCGACCGCGCCCCCGAGCCCGGCGGCCGCGGGGACCAGGCGGGCGGTGCCGGCCTGGGGCTGGCCATCGTGCATGAGATCGTGACCCTGCACCACGGCACCATTCGTATCGAAGACGTGCCGCCAGCGCCGGGCGCAGCAGGCGCGGCGACACAAACCTCCACCACGGACACCACGCCCGAGCGGCGCGCGGTGATGCGCTTCGTGATCCGGATCCCCTGCGAGCCCGCAGGGTCGGTGGCCTGAACCCGCTGCTGCGCGAGCGGCGGCCTTACTTGGCCTTCTTTTTCTTTTCCTTCGGCGCCAGCATGGTGCCGCGGCATTGCGGGCTGCCGCAGCGGCACTCGAATTCCTTCTTCAGCTTGGCGGTATAGCGCGCGTCGATCACCAGGCCGTAGTCATAGAACAGCTCCTCGCCCTGGGCAATATCGCGCAGCGCGTGGATAAAGACGCGGCCCTTCTTTTCGCGCGCCTCGCAGTTGGGCTCGCAGGCGTGGTTGATCCAGCGCGCGCGGTTGCCGCCGTACTTGGCGTCGATAACGCTGCCGTCGTCCAGGCTGAAATAGAAGGTGTGGTTGGGGTCGCTGGGATCGTGCGGATGGCGCTCCAGCGCCTTCTTCCACGAGATGTGCTCGCCTTTGTATTCGATCACGCGCTCGCCCTCGGCAATCGGGGCGATGGCATAGACGCCCTTGCCGTGCACGCCTGACTGGCGCACCTCGATCCGGTCGCTCGCCGTTTTCTTGCTGCCCTCGCCCGCTGCCTTGCGCTTTGCCTTGTCCGCCATTTGCCTTTCCGTGCTTTCGCCTGTTGTGCCTGGGTCGTGGCCGGTGCCGGCCGCCCGGCGCGATCGGGGATGATACCGGGGCCACCGCGACACGTATACGTGGCAACGCTGCCGTTCGTGGCTGCAGCCGGTACGAAAGACGTATACACCCCCTCCCCGCCGTGTCGCCGCACCCGGTATACGCCGCGCCCGTTTACCACCCCGCGTGTGGATAACCCCGCCCCGATCTGTGGACAAGCACGCGGATTGGGTGTGGGCTGCCTGGGGCTGGCATGGGGATGCCTCGGGCATAAGTCGGAGGGGGTCCGGCTCGCATCTCATCCTTTGGGTGGAGTCTTCCACTTCGGCCAACACACGATGAGACCACTTCTCGTTTACGTAAACCGTTGAAGGCAAAGACGTTTACGGGGTTTTCCACAGCGGCCGCGGGTGTTTACCTACTACTACTATCTGTATACATGAAAGAAAAAGGTAAACCGAAAGAACGACCCCGGGCCCGCGGCATCATCCGAAAGGCGACAGGCGGAAACGGCGGGTTTGCGAGAGACTTTCTGTTTGCCCGTGCGGGCGACGCGTATACCGGTGACGTATACCCCACGACGTATACCGACCAGCGAGACCGCTTTCGCTGCGGTATACGCGGATGCCGGCGGATCACGGTTCAGTGAGGTGGCCGAGGGTCCCATGCATACGCCGAATAACGCCGGGCAAGACTGGAGGTGGCCCGGTCCAGGCCATGCACCATAGTGCAGCTGGAAGCATTGCAGCCCCACAGCGCCTCCAGTCCGTTCAGGAGCTCCGGGGTGCCCAGACCCTCTGAGCGGATCTCGAGGCTGTCAGCGGCCTTCTGGAGGCGCCTGGCATGCGGGTATACCGTGCTACATCGATCGCGGCAGCCACGCCGCGTGGCGTACAGCCTTTGCCGCGCAGTTGCCGCGCATTTGCCATTTACGCCGCGATTCCGCCTACGGCGGCCCCCCTTCCAGCAAGCGCGATTTGCCTCCAGCCCCGTGCTGGCGCGGCCTTGCGCAAACTGCCAGGTAACAATCTGTTCCCGGTGCGCCTTGTCCGACACGGTATCATGTGGCCCGCGGCGTCTTTGCCGGAGCGGTGCCAGCCTGGCCGCACGGCCGCGGACGCCTGTGTTTTATCAACTCGATACGGAGTGAAGCATGACGAAAACCGAACTGATCGACGCTATCGCAGCCGGGGTGGACGGTCTGACCAAGGCCAAGGCGGAACAGGCACTGAACGTGACCCTGTCGGCCATCATGGACGCAGTGGCCAAGGGTGACACGCTGAGCCTCATCGGCTTTGGCACGTTCAGCAAGGGCGAGCGTGGCGAGCGCATGGCGCGCAACCCGCGTACCGGTGAAGAGATCAAGGTCGAAGCCGCCAAGACCGTGAAGTTCAAGGCTGGCCAGAAGTTCAAGGACGCTGTCAACCAGTGATCCTGACGGGCTGCACTGCAGAGCCCGGCATTGCCTGACCCCGCCATGCCGCTGCCCCGGTGCCCAAGGGCGCAGGCGCGCGCCAGGCGGGGGACGTTATCCACAGTCGTGATCTGAATATCCTGCAGTATCCGCCGCATCGCCCGCTCAGCGCCTGGGCGATGGCGCGCCAAGTCTTCCAACAGGCGTCCAGCCTTGGCCAGAACTCGCCATGCCGGGCGCCGTGCCACGTGGGGCCGACATGTTTGCCCGTCCGCAGCGCCGCAGATCTCCACAGCGTTATGCACAACGCTTTCCACAGCCGATTCCACAGCGTTCTCCACAGGCGTGCGCACCGCTGCGCGCCGCCTGCGCAGCCGCGGCGCTGGCGTTGCTGAGCGCCTGCACCACCGTTATCGAACCGGCCCGGCCGCAGGCGCGGGCGCTGCCGGACAGCGAGCGGCCGGTGACGAGCCCGGGCGCCACGCCGCGCGAGCGCATCGTCGAGATTGCCACCCAGGAATGGGCCCGCTGGGGCGGACAGGTGGTGCGGCTGGGCCGCGACGACACCTCTTGCGTGACCTACAGCCCGGTGCCGGCGCCGGAATTGCCGTCCGAGCTGCCCCCCGAGCTGCCGCTGGCGTCCCCGACCGACGCCGCAGCGCCCGCCGTCGCCACCACCGATACCGAGTCCAAGACCAACGGCAACCCGCCGCCGGCAGCCAGCTGTCTCTCGTTCCCCGATGGCACCGGCATGGAGGCCACGCCGCTGGGCTGCACGCTGGCGCGCCGCTACTGGGGCATCGTCGGCGAAACGCCCAGCTGCAGGCAGGTCACGCAGGGCGCCTGGGCGTGGTCGGCGGTCTTCGTGTCATGGGTGCTGCGCAAGGCGGGGCTGGACGAGCGCCAGTTCCTGACCGGCCAGTCGCACTCGATGTACGTGGTCGACGCCCGCGACGGCATCCTGCCGCGCCCCGCGTTCCGCATCGAGCCGCTGCCGGCGATGCCGCGCCCCGGCGACATCATCTGCGCCGGCCGCGGCCGCGACCGCTATCTCGAGGACATCGCCGAGATCGGCTTCGGCACCACGCCGATGCATTGCGACATCGTGGTCGCCGTGGATCCGGCCGCGCGCGTGGTGCGCGCCATCGGCGGCAATGTCCAGCAATCGGTATCGATGGAAGAGATCGAGCTGGGCGACTCGGGCCGGCTCGACGGGGTCACGAACTCCCACATGCCCTGGCTGCTGGTGATGCGTAACGAGCTGCAGTAAGCCGGTTTATCGATACGATTTATCTACATGCGCTCAGTGCGTCATTGCTGATAAATCGTACAAATAAACTGGCGATCAGTCGAACAACTCGAGCTGCGCGGTATCCCGGTCGCTGGTTCCCACGCCAACCCCCAGCAGCCGCACCGGCAGGCCCCGGCGCGCATGGCCCTCGGACAGCAGCCGCGCATAGACGCCGCGGTCCGGGGCATGGCCGCGGCATTCCACCGTGGTCTGGCGGAAATCCGAGAAGCGCAGCTTTACCGTGAGCTTGTCGATGGTGTCGTGCGCCTGGGCGCGCGCGATGCGCGTCTCCAGCATGGCGATCAGCGGTTCCAGCTCGGCCAGGCAGGCCTGCAGGTCGGGCAGGTCGTCGGCATAGGTCTCTTCCACGCTGATCGACTTGCGCTCGCGCTCGGGCGTGACCGCGCGCTCGTCGATGCCGCGGCACAGCTTGTACAGCCGCGCCCCGAACACACCGAACTCGCGATGCAGGCGGTCCGGCGACCACGGCCGCAGGTCGCCGCAGGTCTCGGCCCCGAGCCGGCGCAGCTTGGCCGCGGTGACCTTGCCCACGCCATGGATGCGCTCCACCGGCAGCGCGGCGACGAAGGCATCGACCGCGGCCGGCCTGACCACGAACAGGCCGTCGGGCTTGTTCCAGTCGCTGGCGATCTTGGCGACGAACTTGCTGGGGCCGACGCCGGCCGACACCGTCACCCCGACTTCCTCGCGCACGCGCTGGCGGATCTCTTCGGCGATGCGGGTGGCGCTGCCGGCATGGTGCGTGCACAGGCTGACATCGAGGTAGGCCTCGTCCAGCGACAGCGGCTCGACCAGCGCGGTGTATTCGCGGTAGATCGCGAAGATGCGGCGCGAGACCTCGCGGTACTTGTCCATCGCGGGGCGCACGATCAGCAGCTCCGGGCAGCGCTTGAGCGCCTGCGCCGACGCCATCGCCGAACGCACGCCATAGGCGCGCGCCTCGTAGTTGCAGGTGGCGATCACCCCGCGCCGGTCGGGCGCGCCGCCCACGGCCATCGGCCGGCCGCGCAGCGACGGATCGTCGCGCATTTCGACCGAGGCGTAGAAGCAGTCGCAGTCGCAATGGATGATCTTGCGCTGGACCGCGGCACTGGCGTCAGGCGGGGCGGACATGGGGGCCGGGATGGGGAGCGGCTATCTTTCGATTGTCAGCGGGACGAATGGCCGATATCGATTTTCATGTCGTCTCATTGATCGATTGGATGCCGGCAGGCTTCTGCCGCGCATTCATCCACAACCCTTCGGCCGCATACAAGGCCAGCGACAGCCAGATCAGCGCGTACCCCACCTGCTTCTGCGCCGGGAACGGCTCGTGCCACAGCCACACGCCCAGCAGCAGTTGCAGGGTCGGGCCGGTGTACTGCAGCAGGCCCAGCAGCGACAGCGGAATGCGCCGCGCGCCGGCGGCAAAGAACAGCAGCGGCACCGCCGTCACCGGCCCGGCCAGCAACAGCAGCCACTGCGTACCCGGCGCTGCGTGGGTAAAGCTGTCCTGGCCGGTGGCGAACAGCCAGCCCAGCGCCGCCGCGGCGAGCGGGAACAGCAGCAGCGTTTCCAGCGACAGCCCTTCCAGCGCGCCCAGCGCACCGGTCTTGCGCAGCAGCCCGTAGCCGCCAAAGCTTGCCGCCAGGCCCAGCGCGATCCACGGCAGCTGCCCCGCCGCCACCGTCAGCCAGGCCACGCCGGCCGCCGCCACCGCGATCGCCAGCCATTGCACCCGGCGCAGGCGCTCATGCAGGAACACCACGCCCAGCAGCACGCTGAACAGCGGATTGATGAAATACCCCAGGCTGGCGTCGACCACGCGGTTGGCCGACACCGCCCAGATATAGAGGAACCAGTTGGCGCACAGCAGCGCCGCGCTGGCGGCAAACGACAGCAACGGGCGCCGGTCCCTGATCACCTGGCCCAGCCACGCCCACTGGCGGCGCC
This Cupriavidus nantongensis DNA region includes the following protein-coding sequences:
- a CDS encoding DUF2272 domain-containing protein — its product is MFARPQRRRSPQRYAQRFPQPIPQRSPQACAPLRAACAAAALALLSACTTVIEPARPQARALPDSERPVTSPGATPRERIVEIATQEWARWGGQVVRLGRDDTSCVTYSPVPAPELPSELPPELPLASPTDAAAPAVATTDTESKTNGNPPPAASCLSFPDGTGMEATPLGCTLARRYWGIVGETPSCRQVTQGAWAWSAVFVSWVLRKAGLDERQFLTGQSHSMYVVDARDGILPRPAFRIEPLPAMPRPGDIICAGRGRDRYLEDIAEIGFGTTPMHCDIVVAVDPAARVVRAIGGNVQQSVSMEEIELGDSGRLDGVTNSHMPWLLVMRNELQ
- a CDS encoding HU family DNA-binding protein — its product is MTKTELIDAIAAGVDGLTKAKAEQALNVTLSAIMDAVAKGDTLSLIGFGTFSKGERGERMARNPRTGEEIKVEAAKTVKFKAGQKFKDAVNQ
- a CDS encoding sensor histidine kinase N-terminal domain-containing protein; its protein translation is MPPAAAEADTGGAAPASTRQAARPGSNISLRVHLLRALATPLFALVLTSGSLSYWLAAHYTTQVFDRALYGVANNIAQQIRIAGPRLEQDIPMIAQTLVEAEGTDRIYWRIHGPDGLIGGMDTWLGYGTGQTTLHDARLFYAWFSGRQVRAVRLPVMLPSAAVDELGTSEAGKPARGPIVVEVAELLDRRETAANEILLSVSVPLILLLLVGSLILSHVLKEELVPLQILADKLNRQTARSLAALDETQVPAEVAPLIRGLNALLARLRDALDAQRKFIADAAHQLRTPLTAVKLHADRAQTADSLEVARHALREVQTAADRAVRLSNQLLSLARAEPGLSLERLGPVEHFDLAELAFEIGAEWVPQALARRIDLGFEILPGPTFTGSTPAVVRGNRLLMREALSNLIDNAVKYVPSGGRITVRAGGEAMGHRGMAVVMVEDNGPGIPPQRREEVFKRFFRGDRAPEPGGRGDQAGGAGLGLAIVHEIVTLHHGTIRIEDVPPAPGAAGAATQTSTTDTTPERRAVMRFVIRIPCEPAGSVA
- the rarD gene encoding EamA family transporter RarD, translating into MQLGILYALLAYLIWGLLPLYIKSLPGIAPTEILLHRMVWSLVFLGLILAWRRQWAWLGQVIRDRRPLLSFAASAALLCANWFLYIWAVSANRVVDASLGYFINPLFSVLLGVVFLHERLRRVQWLAIAVAAAGVAWLTVAAGQLPWIALGLAASFGGYGLLRKTGALGALEGLSLETLLLFPLAAAALGWLFATGQDSFTHAAPGTQWLLLLAGPVTAVPLLFFAAGARRIPLSLLGLLQYTGPTLQLLLGVWLWHEPFPAQKQVGYALIWLSLALYAAEGLWMNARQKPAGIQSINETT
- the dinB gene encoding DNA polymerase IV, whose translation is MSAPPDASAAVQRKIIHCDCDCFYASVEMRDDPSLRGRPMAVGGAPDRRGVIATCNYEARAYGVRSAMASAQALKRCPELLIVRPAMDKYREVSRRIFAIYREYTALVEPLSLDEAYLDVSLCTHHAGSATRIAEEIRQRVREEVGVTVSAGVGPSKFVAKIASDWNKPDGLFVVRPAAVDAFVAALPVERIHGVGKVTAAKLRRLGAETCGDLRPWSPDRLHREFGVFGARLYKLCRGIDERAVTPERERKSISVEETYADDLPDLQACLAELEPLIAMLETRIARAQAHDTIDKLTVKLRFSDFRQTTVECRGHAPDRGVYARLLSEGHARRGLPVRLLGVGVGTSDRDTAQLELFD
- a CDS encoding SET domain-containing protein, with product MADKAKRKAAGEGSKKTASDRIEVRQSGVHGKGVYAIAPIAEGERVIEYKGEHISWKKALERHPHDPSDPNHTFYFSLDDGSVIDAKYGGNRARWINHACEPNCEAREKKGRVFIHALRDIAQGEELFYDYGLVIDARYTAKLKKEFECRCGSPQCRGTMLAPKEKKKKAK